The following proteins are encoded in a genomic region of Streptomyces roseochromogenus subsp. oscitans DS 12.976:
- the dapF gene encoding diaminopimelate epimerase, whose product MNTSTQTVSVPFAKGHGCANSFIVLPDPHGRFRLNEATICSLADPHTGVGADGILRAVRCAAEPEAAAMADRAEWFMDYRNADGTPGSMCGNGIRVLARYLVDTGRCTPGSFAIATRAGIRHVYVPDRSHGLRGTVTVAMGIPAFPGPDDITVTTSGGKSWPATHVDVGNPHAVVFVDALADAGDLSIPPAVEPAGAYPFGVTIEVAVVLGTDHLALRVHERGVGETRACGTGACAAVAAHRHHTGQSDAADYRVDLPGGTLHVSVAADGAMTLTGPAVITTVGTIRLPHAGETCD is encoded by the coding sequence ATGAACACCAGTACCCAGACCGTCAGCGTGCCCTTCGCCAAGGGGCATGGCTGTGCGAACTCCTTCATCGTTCTGCCCGACCCCCACGGTCGCTTCCGCCTCAATGAGGCGACCATCTGCAGCCTGGCCGACCCCCACACCGGAGTCGGAGCCGACGGCATCCTGCGCGCCGTGCGCTGCGCCGCCGAGCCCGAGGCCGCCGCGATGGCCGACCGAGCCGAGTGGTTCATGGACTACCGCAACGCCGACGGGACTCCCGGTTCGATGTGCGGCAACGGCATCCGTGTCCTGGCCCGCTACCTCGTGGACACCGGCCGGTGCACGCCGGGCTCCTTCGCCATCGCCACCCGCGCCGGCATCCGTCACGTCTACGTTCCCGACCGAAGCCACGGTCTGCGGGGCACGGTCACCGTGGCCATGGGCATCCCCGCCTTCCCGGGCCCCGACGACATCACCGTCACCACCAGCGGTGGGAAAAGCTGGCCCGCCACCCATGTCGACGTGGGCAACCCCCACGCCGTCGTTTTCGTCGACGCCCTCGCAGACGCCGGAGACCTGAGCATCCCGCCCGCCGTCGAACCGGCCGGCGCCTATCCCTTCGGGGTCACCATCGAGGTCGCCGTCGTGCTCGGTACGGACCACCTCGCGCTGCGCGTCCACGAGCGGGGTGTGGGCGAAACCCGCGCCTGCGGCACCGGCGCCTGCGCCGCCGTCGCCGCCCACCGGCACCACACCGGCCAGAGCGACGCCGCCGACTACCGCGTCGACCTCCCCGGCGGAACCCTGCACGTGTCCGTTGCGGCCGACGGCGCCATGACTCTGACCGGCCCCGCCGTCATCACCACCGTGGGCACGATCCGCCTTCCCCACGCCGGGGAAACCTGCGACTGA
- a CDS encoding GntR family transcriptional regulator, producing the protein MADRQEAGYLRVAQAIRDRIADGTWQPGHKLPNRPALAAEYGVGENTVRQALEILLAEGLLESFRGRGRGTFVRAPRERHILPRTWTPIAAPGRLGLTPAGLPTSVEAESTAKVAAPAPIAARLGIAEGGLCVHTEYEVLADVRCVLTATSWEPYALTKGTPVVLPEGGPLAGRGVVERMAQIGITVARVTEVPRPVQLDRETAQLLGTTPGAQAVRIERTHYDTGGRPVETADILVPAERWDITYDLPLDTVPRT; encoded by the coding sequence ATGGCTGACCGTCAGGAGGCGGGGTACCTGCGCGTCGCCCAGGCCATCCGAGACCGCATCGCCGACGGCACTTGGCAGCCCGGCCACAAACTCCCCAACCGGCCCGCGCTGGCCGCCGAATACGGCGTAGGAGAAAACACCGTCCGCCAGGCCCTGGAGATCCTCCTCGCCGAGGGCCTGCTGGAGAGCTTCCGCGGCCGCGGCCGCGGCACTTTCGTCCGCGCCCCGCGCGAACGCCACATCCTGCCGCGCACCTGGACCCCCATCGCCGCGCCAGGCCGCCTCGGGCTCACCCCGGCCGGCCTTCCAACGAGCGTGGAAGCGGAGAGCACCGCCAAGGTCGCGGCCCCGGCACCGATCGCCGCCCGCCTGGGCATCGCGGAGGGCGGGCTATGCGTTCACACCGAATACGAGGTGCTCGCTGACGTCCGGTGCGTGCTGACGGCCACCAGCTGGGAGCCCTACGCCCTGACCAAGGGCACCCCGGTCGTCCTGCCCGAGGGCGGTCCCCTGGCCGGCCGCGGAGTGGTCGAACGGATGGCCCAGATCGGCATCACCGTCGCGCGCGTCACCGAGGTGCCCCGCCCCGTCCAGCTCGACCGCGAGACAGCACAGCTGCTCGGCACCACCCCTGGCGCGCAGGCGGTGCGGATCGAGCGCACGCACTACGACACTGGCGGCCGGCCCGTGGAGACGGCGGACATCCTGGTGCCGGCGGAGCGGTGGGACATCACGTACGACCTCCCCCTCGACACGGTGCCCCGCACCTGA